A single window of Xiphophorus hellerii strain 12219 chromosome 12, Xiphophorus_hellerii-4.1, whole genome shotgun sequence DNA harbors:
- the LOC116730281 gene encoding serine/threonine-protein phosphatase 6 catalytic subunit encodes MAPLDLDKYAEIAKQCKYLPENDLKRLCDYVCDLLLEESNVQPVSTPVTVCGDIHGQFYDLCELFRTGGQVPDTNYIFMGDFVDRGYYSLETFTYLLVLKAKWPDRITLLRGNHESRQITQVYGFYDECQTKYGNANAWRYCTKVFDMLTVAALMDEQILCVHGGLSPDIKTLDQIRTIERNQEIPHKGAFCDLVWSDPEDVDTWAISPRGAGWLFGAKVTNEFVHINSLKLICRAHQLVHEGYKFMFDEKLVTVWSAPNYCYRCGNIASIMVFKDVNTREPKLFRAVPDSERVIPPRTTTPYFL; translated from the exons ATGGCGCCGCTAGATTTAGATAAATATGCGGAGATTGCCAAACAGTGTAAATACCTCCCAGAAAATGACCTCAAG AGGTTATGCGACTATGTGTGTGATCTTCTGCTGGAGGAGTCCAACGTTCAGCCCGTTTCTACACCAGTGACTGTATGTGGAGACATTCACGGACAG TTTTATGACCTGTGTGAGCTGTTCCGAACTGGCGGCCAGGTTCCAGACACCAATTACATCTTCATG GGGGATTTTGTTGACCGAGGATATTATAGCTTGGAGACCTTCACCTACCTGTTGGTGCTGAAAGCCAAGTGGCCCGACCGCATCACACTCCTGCGTGGGAACCACGAGAGCAGGCAGATTACGCAAGTCTACGGCTTTTATG ACGAGTGCCAAACCAAATACGGGAATGCAAACGCCTGGCGGTATTGCACTAAAGTATTCGACATGCTAACGGTTGCAGCT CTGATGGACGAGCAGATTCTGTGTGTCCACGGCGGCCTCTCTCCAGACATAAAGACCCTCGATCAAATTCGAACCATCGAGCGAAATCAGGAGATCCCTCATAAAGGAGCTTTTTGTGACCTGGTGTGGTCGGACCCTGAAGATGTAGACACCTGGGCCATCAGCCCCAGAGGAGCCGGCTGGCTCTTTGGTGCTAAAGTTACAAATGAG TTTGTTCATATCAACAGCCTGAAGCTCATCTGCAGGGCACATCAACTCGTCCACGAAGGCTACAAGTTCATGTTTGACGAGAAACTGGTCACTGTGTGGTCGGCTCCCAATTACTGCTACCGCTGCGGCAACATCGCATCCATCATGGTCTTCAAAGACGTTAACACAAGGGAGCCAAAGCTGTTCAGAGCAGTGCCTGACTCCGAAAGAGTCATCCCTCCCCGAACAACGACCCCTTACTTCCTGTAG